The following DNA comes from Kaistia sp. 32K.
TCCTGGACGAGCAGAAGGCGAAGCGCGAGAACCGGCCCGTCGAGGAAGTCACCGCGGAAAGCACGGCGTCGATCCCGGTCGGGCGCTATGGCGAGCCGCGGGAATATGGCGACACGGTCGCCTTCCTGGCGAGCCCCCGCGCCTCCTACATCACGGGTTCCGTCATCCGCATCGATGGCGGCTTCCTGAGCAACGTCTAGCCGACCCGCGAGGAGCCGGGCTTGAACCCTCCCCTTGAGGGAGGGGCAAGGCCGCCATCTGGCGGTCTTGGGGAGGGGTTTCTTCGTCGGTCTTGCCGCAGGCTCCGCGAATTACCCCCTCCCGAAAACGCGAAGGGCGTTTTCGACCTCCCCTCAAGGGGGAGGTTCAAGAAAGAAGGCAGGCTTTCATCCAGCATCACAGGTCAGACACTCACGGGGCGTGCAGCTTGCGGAACTCGGCCTCGACGAAATCCGCGAAGGCGCGGGCGGACGGCTTGGTCGCTCGCCCCGCCGGCAGCACGAGGCTGATATCGACCGAGCTCATCTCCCAATCGGGCAGGATACGCACCAGCCGGCCGGTTTCCAGTTCCTGCAGGACGCTGAGATCGCCGGTCGACAGAATGCCGAGCTCGGCCACGGCGGCGGCGACCGCCGCGTCCAGCGTGTTCAGGATGAACCGTCCCTTGAGCCGGACCGAGGCGGTCTTCCCGTCCCTTCGAAACGTCCATCCCTCCATCACGCGCGCGGCCGGGCTCAGGATGATCGCGTGGTCCGACAGGTCCGCCGGGACCCTCGGCGTGCCGGCCTTGGCCAGGTAGCCCGGCGCCGTGACGACGACGCGATGCACGGTTCCGATCCTGCGGGCGACGGCCATGGAGTCGTCGAGGGGCCCGGCTCGCAGGGCGACATCCACGGCTTCGCTCACCAGATCCTGCCGGTCGTCATTGAGGATGAACTCGATGCGCAGGTTCGGGTGCAGATCGGTGAATCGCGCCAGGCGCGGCAGGATGCCCCGCGTCGCGGCGGCCGAGGAGGCGGCGACGCGCAGCATGCCGCGCAACTCGCCGGTTCCGCGAACGGCGTGATCGGCCTCTTCGAGCGCCGTCAGGATCGGTTCGATGCGCTGGAGGTAATCGGCGCCCGCCTCGGTGAGCGTGACGGCCCGCGTCGTCCTGAGGAACAGGCTGACGCCGATCTGCTGCTCCAGGGCGGCGATGATCCGCGACGCCGTCGGCTGCGAAACGCCCATTTCGCGGGCCGCGACAGAGAAGCTCGCGCTCCTCGCGACATGCGCGAAGAGCTGCAGCGAAAAGAACCTGTCATTCATTTGAAAATCGAATTTAACAAATGCATTCCCGCAGTCTACCGCAGGATATCGAATAAACCAATCTAGGCTCCAGGCGGTTGAACCCCGCATTGGATCCGGATTGGAGACGCGATGACAGAGGTCGAGATCACGACGCCGCATCACCCGCTCAAGGCTTATGTGGCGACGCCGAAGGGGGAGGGGCCGTGGCCCGGCGTCATCGTGCTGCATGATATCTTCGGCCTGACCCGCGTTACGCGCGGCCATGCCGACTGGATCGCCGAGCAGGGCTATCTCGCCATCGCGCCGGACCTGTTCTCCTGGGACGGCCGCATCCGCTGCATCCGGACCCTGATGCGCGACATGGCGGCGCGGCGGGGCGTCTCCTTCGACGATGTCGAGGCGGTGCGGTCGTGGCTGGTGGGCCGCGAGGACTGCACCGGCAAGACCGGCGTCATCGGCTTCTGCGGGACCGGCCAGTTCGCGATCCTCCTCGCCGCCGGTCACGGCTTCTCGGCCGCCGCGCCGAACTACGGCCCGGTCCCGAACGACATCGAGGCGATCATGGGCGGCGCCTGCCCGGTGGTCGCGAGCTATGGCGGTCGCGACTGGACCATCCGGGGCGGGGCCGCGCGGCTCAAGGACGCGCTCGAGCGGAACGGCATCGAGAATGACGTCAAGGAATACCCCGCCGCCGGGCATTCCTTCCTCGACGACCACAAGGGCCTGATCGGCATACTCGGCGCGGTCATCGGCGCGAGCTACAAGGAGAAGGAAGCGGCGGACGCCCGGGCCCGCATCCGCACCTTCTTCGCGCAGCATCTCGGCGACGGGACAGTGCCCGCCGAGGAGAGCCGATGGACGACGGGCGGCCGGTCCCCGGCTCGCAAGGGTTTTGGGCGCGGCCTATGAGGCCGCGCTCTCTCCGGATTCCGACTTGAGGCTATAGCGGAGCCAGAGGCAGCCAACCTCCAGCGTCTCGACGCTCCGGAGCGTCAGCGCGGTGGCGGCGCGGGTCCGGTTCGCGTCGATCGCCTGGAACAGGTCGATCTCTTCCTTGTCGTGGCCGATGACGGGCGCCACGACGAGGCTGAGCTCGTCGATCAGCCCGGCCCGCAGGAAGTGTTCGTTGGTGACGCCGCCACCGGACAGGATGATCTTCTCGATCCCCAGCAGAAGCTTCAGCTTTTCCAGCGCGAGCCGGGCATTGAGCGCGTCGTCGCCGGCCAGGATATAGGAGATGCCCCGGTCCCTGAGATAGGCCAGATAGCCATCCGGCGCCCTTCCGGTCAGCAGGGCGACGATGTGGTGGGGCGGGCGGCTCATATACTCGATGCGGTTCGTCTGCCAGCCGAGCTTCCCCGCCGTATCCACCACCACCATGTAGTTCTCAGCCGCCGGGTCGGCGATGTGGTCTTCGCGCGGATAGACCGGCGCCTCCGGGTCGAGAACAGGCGGCTGGTGATGGGTGAAGTGTTCGGCCATCGACAGGCGACCACTCAGGCAGGCGCGGCTGTCGAAGCTCTGGTTGGTGGTCTCGTAGGCCTCGATCGCGCCGAGGGTCTCGGGGGCCTCGAGGAAGCTGCCGGTGGTCTTGCCGTTGATGGATGTCAGCATGTGGCAGATGACATAAGGCCGGTTCATCGGGGTCTTTCCGTCTGTGCAAAGGGATGGCGCCGCCGGGCGGCGCCTGAAGGAGGGCCGGGCCGAAGCCCGGCGTCTCCGGGGCCTCGATCCGCTGCTCAGCGCGCGGCGGCGGGAAACTGGGCCCGCATGAAACGCTCGTAAGCCGGATCGTCGAGTTCCCGGCGCGCCTTGACGAGATGTTCGACGCCGTAGGGCGCGCAATAGCGCAGGCGGTCCGTGCCGTCGGTGGCGGCGGCATAGATGTCCGCGGCCACCCGCTCGGGGCTGGCCGCGCCCTCGGCCAGATTGGCCATGGCGTTGTTGGTGTTCTCGAGGAAGGCGTCGTAGCCCGGCACGTGGCCGTTGCCGGTATTGTCCCGCGCCGAGCGCTCGTGGAACGGGGTCAGGATGCCGCCGGGCTCGAAGATCTTGGTGACGATATTCTGCGAGGCGAGCTCATAGGCGATGGACTCGGTGAAGCCCTCCAGCGCCCATTTGGTCGAGATGTAGACGGCGCTTGCCGGCAGGCCGAAGATGGCGCCGCAGGAGCTGACGTTCAGGATCGTGCCGCCGCCTTGCCGGCGCAGGATGGGGACGGCCCGCTGCATCACGTTGATGACGCCGAAGACGTTCACGTCGAAATTTTCGCGGATCTTCTCGATCGGCATGCCTTCCATCACGCCGTACTGGCCATAGCCGGCGTTATTGATGAGGAGATCGAGACGGCCGAAGCGATCC
Coding sequences within:
- a CDS encoding LysR family transcriptional regulator; the encoded protein is MRRRDLDLCHRVSNPDPMRGSTAWSLDWFIRYPAVDCGNAFVKFDFQMNDRFFSLQLFAHVARSASFSVAAREMGVSQPTASRIIAALEQQIGVSLFLRTTRAVTLTEAGADYLQRIEPILTALEEADHAVRGTGELRGMLRVAASSAAATRGILPRLARFTDLHPNLRIEFILNDDRQDLVSEAVDVALRAGPLDDSMAVARRIGTVHRVVVTAPGYLAKAGTPRVPADLSDHAIILSPAARVMEGWTFRRDGKTASVRLKGRFILNTLDAAVAAAVAELGILSTGDLSVLQELETGRLVRILPDWEMSSVDISLVLPAGRATKPSARAFADFVEAEFRKLHAP
- a CDS encoding dienelactone hydrolase family protein, which produces MTEVEITTPHHPLKAYVATPKGEGPWPGVIVLHDIFGLTRVTRGHADWIAEQGYLAIAPDLFSWDGRIRCIRTLMRDMAARRGVSFDDVEAVRSWLVGREDCTGKTGVIGFCGTGQFAILLAAGHGFSAAAPNYGPVPNDIEAIMGGACPVVASYGGRDWTIRGGAARLKDALERNGIENDVKEYPAAGHSFLDDHKGLIGILGAVIGASYKEKEAADARARIRTFFAQHLGDGTVPAEESRWTTGGRSPARKGFGRGL
- a CDS encoding dihydrofolate reductase family protein, producing MNRPYVICHMLTSINGKTTGSFLEAPETLGAIEAYETTNQSFDSRACLSGRLSMAEHFTHHQPPVLDPEAPVYPREDHIADPAAENYMVVVDTAGKLGWQTNRIEYMSRPPHHIVALLTGRAPDGYLAYLRDRGISYILAGDDALNARLALEKLKLLLGIEKIILSGGGVTNEHFLRAGLIDELSLVVAPVIGHDKEEIDLFQAIDANRTRAATALTLRSVETLEVGCLWLRYSLKSESGESAAS
- a CDS encoding SDR family oxidoreductase, producing MQKTMLITGSSSGVGAATAKYFAEHGFNVVATMRNPEAAQALEGIANLMVVRLDVEDTASIESALQATLDRFGRLDLLINNAGYGQYGVMEGMPIEKIRENFDVNVFGVINVMQRAVPILRRQGGGTILNVSSCGAIFGLPASAVYISTKWALEGFTESIAYELASQNIVTKIFEPGGILTPFHERSARDNTGNGHVPGYDAFLENTNNAMANLAEGAASPERVAADIYAAATDGTDRLRYCAPYGVEHLVKARRELDDPAYERFMRAQFPAAAR